The nucleotide window TAGTGCAAAAGCAGTAGCTTGGATACCATTACCACAAGCAGAATCTAAGATAGAGATGTTTTTATTAGAATAAGATTGTAATAACTCCATATGGTTCTTGGCATATTCAAATTCACGCAACTCCTCAGTAGACATGTCGCCATATAAAGCACTATATAGCCAACCCATTTTATCATAGTCTGGTTTTTCATTATTATTCATATATAATTACTCCTTTCTTATAAATAGTAGATATTATTTACAATAGTCATCCATATCATATAAACCTACCGGTTGCTTTTTTATCCATTTTGCTATTGATACAGCACCACTAGCAAATGCTTTTCTTGATGAAATTTGATGTTTTAATTCAATAACTTCATCATTTGAGTTTGAAAAAACTACTTTATGTTCCCCTACAATATTTCCACCGCGTATACTAAAAATAGGTATATCTTCTTTAGTAAGTTTTGTATTCGCCTTGATTAATGCATCTTGTATCATTTCTGCAGTTCCACTGGGGGCATCCTTTTTTTGATTATGATGGTATTCGATTATGCTGATATCTGTGTCTTTACTAATTTTTTTACCTATAAACTTTATTGTTTCGATAAAATTATGAAATTCAATACTAAAGTTTCCTGTCTTAAATACAGGAATAGTATTAGCTAAATCTTCAATTTTTTTTATGTCTTCTATATTGAATCCAGTTGTACTAATCACAAGTGGTTTTCTCATTTTCATGTATTTATCAAAGTTATTAGACATAAAGTTCTTTGCATTTGTACAATCGATAAATACATCACAATTTTTTGCCTCAAGAATTTCATCTATAATAGGGATGTCTTTAAAGCTAGTGCTAATAAGCGAAGAAATATCTTTTCCAATATATTCACTATCTTTTCTTCCAATAACATATGTTAATTTAACATCATCATTTTCTAAAATAGTATTGATAATCATACGACCTAGTTTTCCGGTACCACCAACAACGGCTATTCTTGTCATTTTATCACCTCTTTAAATTTAGCATTAATTAGTGAGATATATAGATAATAATATTTAAAATCTGACTTTAATTATTATTAATAAAAGGAATATTTAGATGAATAGTGCGGAATATATTATATATTTTACCATTAATGTATATAATATAAAATAGTTACTGGGGTTAATAATGTACATTTTATAAAACAAAAAGAATGGTCTAAGGGAAGGGCCATTCTTTCGCTATATATTTAAAAGGAAAATACTATAAAAAAACTACTATTGTTATTAACAACAACTATAATATAACAGTCCTTTGTGATAACAATATGATTAGTGCAAGAATTTCATATGAATTTCATAAATTATGTCACAGGGTACCATTCGTTCATATACACAGAATCATAGATTTCTAAACCTCTTTTAACTCTTCTTGATAGTGAGTAATTATTGAGTCATATTTTGATCTTTTCTAATTTTTAACATTGTCTCACCGATTTTCATAAATTTCCTCCTTGATTCACATTATGGTTTTAATATTAATATAAGTCTAGCAATGGTTCTTTTACATTTGATTTTTTCTTCGCAAATATTCTTTGCATCGTGATTTTTCGGTATTCATAGTATCTTCATTAGAAAATTATTGCCCTAAATATTTTTTTGAAAGAATCATAAATTCTTTCATAGCAGGAGAAATCCATTTATCTTTATGATATAGGACTTGAGAAACTATATTTAGATTTGGACCGCAATAATTTAATTTTACTAGTTTACCGCTTTCCAGTTCTTCTTTTACTGCTACTTTAGGAAGCATAGTTATACCTAATCCACTTATGGTAAATTGTTTTATTGCTTGTACGCTGGAAGTTTCAAGAGCAATTTTAGGTTTTATATTATTTTCTTTTAATATGTTTTCCAATGCAGCTCTATAACTGCAGCCTTTATCTGTAAGAATAAAAAATTGATCTTTTAAATCTATAGGGTAGATTGTATCTTTATGAACAAGAGGATTAGATGTATTTGAAAGTAATAGCATTTCTTCTTCTATCTCAGTATCAGCAATAAAGTCCTCTGAATCTATTTTCCTACCTAGTGAGAAAGCAATATCAATTAAATTGTTCTTTAGCATATCTCGGAATGTAGAGCAGTTTCCAAAAGTTAATGATATATCTACTTCAGGATATAGATTTTTGTATTCTTTAAGAATCTTAGGAAGCCGTAGTACACATAAAGATTCTGCTGCACCGATAACTAATGTACCACTTGGTTTTTCTTCGTTAAAAACAGCAGTCCTTATTTCATTATCTAATTTTAACATCTGTTTTGCATAAGGTATCAGTTTAGTTCCTTCGTAAGTTAAGGAGATACTTTTTCCCATTCTTTCAAATAATCGAACACCTAGTTCTTCTTCCAATAATTTAATTTGTGTAGTTATAGTTGATTGAGCATAGCCTAATTCATTAGCTGCTGCTGTAAAGTTTTGAAGTTTACTTATAGTTAAAAATGTATTTAATTGCCTGAGATCCATATTATCACCGCCATCGAAAAATTTGATTGTTTTAATTTAAATTATCAATTTTACTAATGATATCTGTAGGAATATAATACCATATAAATAGGAAAAAATGTATGAGGTGATTAATATGGAAAGAAAGTTGCAGGTGGGAATTATTGGAGCCACAGGAATGATAGGTCAAAAATTTATTACATTATTAAAGGATCATCCATGGTTTGAAGTAAAATTAGTGGCGGCAAGTAAAAAATCAGCAGGAGTAACTTATGAAGAAGCAGTGAAGGGAAGGTGGAAGATGAAAGAAGATATACCGGCATCAGTAAGAAAACTGATAGTAAAAGATGGAGAAAGTGTAGAAGAAATTTGCATGGAAGTAGATTTTGTATTTTGTGCTATTTCGCTTAATAAAGAAGAAACAAAACTTTTAGAGGAAGCTTATGCAAAGCATGAGACACCGGTGATATCAAATAATTCAGCTAATAGATATGTTGAAGATGTACCTATGTTAATACCAGAAATAAATTATAATCATATAGATATAATTAATGAGCAAAGGAAAAGACTTAGAACAAAAAGGGGATTTATTGCAGTGAAGCCAAATTGCTCAATTCAAAGTTATGTACCAGCTATAACGCCACTTCTAAATCAAGGAGTAGAATCTATTTTAGCTTGTACGTATCAAGCTATATCTGGTGCTGGAAAGAAACTTAGTGATTATCCTCAATTAATAGATAACGTTATTCCATATATAAGTGGGGAAGAAGAAAAAAGTGAAAAGGAGCCATTAAAAATTTGGGGTAGTATAAAGAATAATAAGATTGTTAATGCAAGTAATCCAATAATAACTACTCAATGTGTAAGAGTTCCTGTGGAAGATGGACATTTAGCGGCAGTGTATTTTAATTTAAAAAATAAGATATCAAAGGAAGATATATTAAGAGCATGGGAAGAGTATAAAATACCAGATGTAGTAGCTTCATTACCAAGTACACCAAGGAAGTTTCTAAGATACTTAAAAGAAGAAGATAGACCACAAACAAGACTGGATAGAGATTATGAAAATGGTATGGGGATAACAATAGGGCGATTAAGAGATGATTCTTTATTTGATTATAAATTTATATCAGTATCACATAACACAGTGAGAGGAGCAGCAGGAGGAGGAATACTATCAGCAGAACTTTTGTACAAGACTGGATATATTAATAAGAAGTAGAGAATATTATTTTCTACATTAAACTATCAATTTAATTCTATAATTTGGTTTTCGCGAGAATGAAAATTAAATAGAAATAAATAATTTTTATAATAAAGAAGAAAATAAGAAAAAAAGCTTTATCGCATGTAAAAAACCAGCAAAAAGTGTTGTAAAATGACAAAATATGAATTATTATAGTCGTATATTAAAATATGTAAATTAAGTAAAATTAACGAAGGATAAACTAGGGGAATATTCAAAAATTAAATTCAGTAGTTAATAAAGAGAAACATGGGGGTAAAGGAATGAATAAAAATAAAATTGCTAGTATTTTTATAGCTACATCGATATTTACAACAACAGTTTTAGGAGGATCACAAGCTTTTGCAGCTAGCAACTTGTTTTCAGATAATTTTGAAAAAGGTACAAGTAAGTGGACAACTACAAAAGGTAAGTGGACTACTTCTTCATATAATGGAAGTAAGGTTTATAAACAAAGTGATAAAACTGTAAATGCAATAAGTAAGGCAGGAGAAGCTTCTTGGACAAATTATTCTGTGGAATCAGAAATTACTGTAGATTCATTCAATAGCGGTAATAGAGTTATGCTTTGTGGTAGATTTACAGATATAAACAATCACTATGCAGTAGCAATAAAGAGTGATAGATTAGAGTTAAGAAAAAGAGTAAATGGAGTAACAACAACTTTAAAGACTGTAAGTATGAAGTTTGAGACAAAGAAAACTTATAAAATAAAGTTAGAATTGAATGGTAAAACAATAAAGGCTTATGTAAATGGTTCGGTAAAGGCAACTGCTACAGATAGTGCTATTAGTAAAGGTGCTATATCTGTATTTACTGCAAAGACAGCTGCTAAATATGATAATGTAGTTGTAAAGTCTATTGATGGTTCAACATCAACAGATTCATCAAATGATACAACATCAAATGGATCTAATTCAAGTGATTCAACATCAAATGGTTCATCAAATAGTTCAACATCAACAGGTCAATATGGTAATGGTACAGGTGCTACAGCCAATGGTACTACAATAACAGTAACATCATCAGGTACGACACTTGAAAAAGCAATTTCTCAAGCAAAATCAGGAGATACTATATTAATAAAAGGTACTGTTAAGTCTGGATCAGTAAAATTAAAAGGTGATAATATCACAATAAAAGGAGAAAGTGGTGCAAAAATTGATTTCTCTAGCACATCTTCTGGAGGAAGAGGTATCACAATAACAGGTAAAAATAATACTATACAAGATCTTGAAATATATAATGCTAAAGATAATGCTATATATGTAGATGGTGGAAGCTATAATAGATTTGAAAATTTAGACATCCATGACAATGCAGATACTGGATTACAAATTTCAAATGGTGGAGCAAACAATTATATGTACAATTGTTACTCTCATCATAATTATGATTCAAAGGGAGAAAATCCAGATGGATTTGCAGTAAAGCTTCATTCTGGTGAAGGAAATGTTTTTGAAAAATGTAAAGCAGAATATAATGTAGATGATGGTTGGGATTTCTATGCTGCACATGGTGCAGTAACATTAGTAGATTGTGAAGCAAACTACAATGGTGAAGTAAATGGTGTAACTGGTGATGGTAATGGATTTAAGCTTGGTGGCGTAGATAATAAAGAATCAGGTAAAGCTGCTCATTTAGATCCACTAAATCACTTATTAATAAATTGTTCTGCAAAAGGAAATAAAAAGAATGGATTTGATAGAAATAATCAAAGCGGGGTTGTAACAATGAAAAATTGTGTTGCTGATGGTAATGAAGGTAAAAACTACAACTGGCCATTAAAGGGTAAACCATCAGCATTAGGATATGAAGTTACTTTTGGAAAGGCTATTATAGAAGATTGTACTTCAAAAAATGGAAGCAATAATATAAAGGGAGCAACATTAAAAGGAAATTGTATTGGCTTCTAATAAAAATAGGCATTGTAATTGCAATGCCTATTTTTATTTTATAGTATTCTTATCATATTAATGCTACTATTGTTGTGATGTTTTCCTAGTTAACATTATTATCAAAACTATTAATAGTATTATGCAACAGCTAAAAATAGATTTCTCTTTAAATACTGGTATAAGTATAGTACTAAGAACTGCACCTAAGCAGAATGATATAATTATAATAAAGTATAGAATAGATTTTTTTATAAATTCTTTGTCTTTAGTATGTATATAGCTGTGGAAATGTTCACCGGCAGATCGTAAATTACCTGTACACATAGTAGTAGCATAAGGCATACCTTGTGTTTTCCTAAAACTATTTACTTGTAGAGAACAGACAAAGGATATTATTATATTTATTAAACCATTTGGCAGGATTAATGGTAAAAATGCAACAATGGATAAAGTTATGATCTCTATAATAATTACAATATGAGTCCATTCAATTTCTTCATAAAGAGTTGAATGATTCTTAATATATTCCGTTATTAAAATGCCTGAAAAGAATGCTAAGATTGGAAATAGACAGTAAAGAGATTTAAAAAAATTTTTTTCTGCTATATTCATTGCAACAAGAACTAAATTTCCTGTTTGAGCATTAGCAAATACTCCTCCATGAAGAATATATGTATAAGCATCTAAAAAACCACCTACTAAAGCTAATAAAATACCAATCTCTATAGCTTCATCTGCTGGCATATTTTCTGATAGTTCTTTTCTCTTTAACACATGAAGTCCCCCTTTTAATAAATAGCCATATATATTAACAAATTATTGCATGAAACTATAAAAGTGTCAATTATAGAAAATAAATAGAACTTATATATCTTTTTTAATAAAAAACAAACCTGATGTTAGAAATTCAGTGAGAAATAAGTACATAAGTGATTAATATTACTGATATATGGTAAAGATTAGATATAGAGGTGATTTTATGTTGTCAAAACTATTAATAGTACTTATGTTATTTTCGGCTGTAACCATTATTTCAATTATAATGTCTATATTTAAAATATATAAAGGGGTAAAAAAAGAGAGGTTAGAAGCAACCATTAGAGAAAAAGAGTTTATTGATTCAATAAAAAAAGCAAAATGAATGTAATAAAACAAAAATAGTGGTCATTGTATGGCCATTTTTTAATGTGATAAGTTAAAAAAATTAAGAAATTAAGTTTTTTCAACATATAATGTGGAAGTTAATATATAATGGTTATAAAAATTTATATAGGTACTTGGCAGAGAAAAGGGGGAGTTTCGATGAAAGTTAAAATAGGGGTAACACCGCTGTTTAAAGCTGATAAAAGAATATGGTGGATGGTGCCAGGATATATGGAAGCTATATTAAAAGTAGGCGGAATTCCTGTTATGATTCCCCTTACTGATGATAAAGAGATTTTAGATGAAATTTTTAATGATGTAGATGGATTTCTTTTTACGGGTGGACAAGATATAAATCCACAGTTATACAATGAGGAGAAGAAAGAAAAGTGTGGTTATCAATGTGATACTAGAGATAATCAAGAGTGTTATCTTATGAGAAAAGCTCTAGAATTAGATAAACCTTTATTAGGAATTTGCAGAGGAGTTCAACTTTTAAATGTAGTAACTGGTGGAACTTTGTATCAAGATATAGATACAGAACTCAATAGAGGTATAAAGTTAGTACATAAACAACAATATCCATATAACAAAGGTACTCATGAAGTAAATATACAAAAAGACACTATACTATATGATGCTTTGGGTGAAGAAAAATTGATAGTAAATAGTCTTCATCATCAAGGTATAAAAACTATTAGTAATGACGTTGTCGTTAATGCAATAGTAACGGATGGACTTATTGAAGGAATAGAAATTCCAAAAGCTAAATTTGCGATGGCAGTGCAATGGCATCCAGAATTTATGTTTTCTGAGGATGAGTTTCAGGAAAAGATTTTTTCGATGCTTATAAAAGCTTGTGCAAGCTAACGTTATTTAGCTTGTACAAAATTTGATAATTTTGTTTTATATAAAATCAAAATGGAATTGATTCAAATAAATCAGGGTTAGAAGTTCATAAAATCACTTCTAACCCTAAGAATTATGTTTTATTAATACTATTTCATTATTGATTTCTTCTATTTTGCCATTGTGTAGGAATCTTTGAGGCTTTTCGTTTGCATATATATCATATTGATCTTCTAGTTGGTATTTTAAAATATCTAAAGTTAGAGCAGATAAAATGCCGATATCTTCATTTGCAACTTTAAATCCCATTTTAGCTGTAACATTCTCGTTAGTTAATAGTGCTTTTAGTTCAGCTATATAGTCGCAGTAATATATATTATCACTTTCTTTAACTTCATAGATAAAGCCTTGTATATATCCTTTAAGAATTGTCATAAGTGTATTAAATTCTTTTGAAGTTTTTTGAAAATTTAAATCAACATCCATATCTTTCACCACCTTACCAATATTATACTATATATTTTTGAATTTTCTAATTATTATGCATATAATTCATAGAAAATTTTAGACTATGACATAAATTTGACACAATTAATTGATATAATGAATGTGTAGTAGTTAATAAAAGTTAATTTTTTTCAAATCATTTTCCTTTTTTAAGAAAGAGAATGGCCACATAGGTCATTCTCTTTTGTGTTTATATAGGATAAATTTTGCATAAATTAACTGTATAAATATTGATAAAATTATAAAATCATGATATTATCAGTGTATATTTTAAGAGAGAGGGGGACAATTTTATGAATGGCTTGGGTTATACACCTGTTTGCAGTTGTAGTTCTATTACAAAAAATGGTACTTTATCATATTTACAGGATTACTGCGCCCTTTTTTAAGGTAAGTCATCATAAAAAGGTCCTTTTTTATATGCAGTAGCTCCTGTAAAGAACATATCTAAATAAAGATATGTTCTTTTTGCGTGTAAAAAATAAAAAAAGACAGGAGTAAGAAAATGAATAATAAATTAAAAAGAAATGTAAATATTGATTATATATATTGTTTTATAAAAAATTTCGACATATCGAGCGCTATATGGGTGTTATATATGGTTCATAAAGGATTACCACTATGGCAAATAGGTATTGTAGAAGGAATATTTCATATAGCAAGTTTCTTATTTGAGGTACCATCTGGAGCTTTAGCAGATTTATTTGGTAGAAAGAACGTTATAATTGTAGGTCGTTTATGTAGTGCAATATCGGCAGTAATAAATCTAGTGTCTAATAATATCTTGGGATTTTCAATAGGATTTACTATATCTGCATTAAGTTATAATTTGAATTCAGGTTCTGAAGAGGCTTTAGTTTACGATAGCCTTAAAAAGATTGGGGAAGAAAAGAGTTATCTTAAAGTTAATAGTAGATTGAATTTAATTATAGAAATTTCTCAAGGTTTAGCAACTTTTATAGGTGGGATATTAGCAGAATATTCTTATGTATATTGTTACATTACTGTTATTATCATATCGTTACTATCAATGATTCCAGCAATGTTATTTAAGGAAGTTCCAATGGACAGGGAAGATAATAATGATAAAGTATCAATAAAGAAACATTTTAAGGTTTGTTATGACATTATAAAAGATAATAAAGAAATATTAAAAAATTTAATCTATTTTCCAGTTATATTTACTTTTGATACAATAGTGTTTTTTTACGGACAACAATATTTTTCAGAATTAGGTCTAAACAAAATTGAGATAAGTATTGTTATGTTATTTAGTGGTATATTTTCTTGTGTTGGTTCTATTACTTGTGAGAAGGTAATTGCAGTATTTAAAGAAAATACAAAATATGCAATATCAATTTTAATGGGCGTAAGTATAGTAATGATAAGTAGCAAGAATATAGTAATATCGATAATATTTTTTGCAATAATGAATTATGCTAATTCAGTGTTATATCCTATACAGTCTGCATCATTAAATAAGTTAATACCATCAGAACAAAGGGCTACTATTATTTCAATAGATAGTATGATATTTTCATTTACAATGGTTTGTTTATTTCCAGTGTGTGGATTATTAGGGGATGTGTTTAACTTACATATTACATTTTTTATACTGGGTATAATACAAGTAATATTAATAGTATTATTGATAAATAGAAAGAATAAATAAAAGTTAATTATTGGTAGTAATTTGATAAAAATATATAATTAGATATAGAGGGGTGAGAGTCTATGTCTAATTCATACATAACAGAGAAGGCATTAGCTGATTCGCTTAAGAAACTAATGCTTTTTCGTTCAATTAAGAAGATTACAGTAAAGGAAGTTACTGATCAATGTAATATGAATAGAAGAACTTTTTATAATCATTTTAATGATACATATGAATTACTTGGTTGGTTATATGAACATGAGGTAATAGAGGAGTTAGAACAATATTATAATTTAGAAGGATGGAAAACAGCAGTTAGGCGTGTTTTAAGTTATACATTAGATAATAAGATAATATGCTTAAATACCTTCAATTCTCTTGGAAGGGAGCATTTAGAGAAGTTTTTATATGATATATTTTGTAATGCTTTTAGAGGAGTTATAGAGGATTTAACTAAAGAAATGAATATTGAAAAGGAAGTGAAGGAAGAAGTAGCAAGATTTTTTACAATAGCTATTGTAGGTGAATTTATAATATGGCTAAGAAAAGGACTAAAGGAAGATCCGGAATCAATCTTAGATAGAATAGATAGAATGATGAATGGAACACTTTATTGTATTTTATCTAAAAATAATAAAAATTTATAGTAAAAAATTTGAGAGAGCAATGGGAAAAGTTACACAGTTAAAGTTATATGTGTAATAATTTCACAGTTGCTCTTTTTTGTTTATTGTATAAATAAATATGAAAATCTATTATAAAGCTAAGATGAAATAAGGAGTGATTTTTATGGGAAATTATCAAAAAATAAATCCACTTGCACCTAAAAATATAGAAGAAAGAAAAGCTTATTTAATTGGGGGAGGAATAGGATCTTTATCTTCAGCGGCATTTTTAATTCGTGATGCTCATATGCCAGGGAAGAATATTCATATACTAGAACAATCTAAGATTTATGGTGGTTCGATGGACGGAGCGGGAACTGCTGAAGTTGGTTACACAGCTAGGGGTGGAAGAGAGATAGAAGAACATTTTGAGTGTTTTATGGATCTATATAGCTTTATTCCATCATTAAAAGATAAAAATAGAAGTGTATTAGATGAATTTAGAGAATTAAATATTGAAGAACCAATAGAATCTCATTGTCGTTTAATTCATAACAAAGGTGAAAAGGCAGATTTTTCAACATTAGGATTATCAAAAGAAAATGCAATGGAATTAGCAAAACTTCATATAGTTACAGAAGAAACACTAGGAGCAACAACTATAGCAGAATACTTTTCAGATTCATTTTTCAAGACAAACTTCTGGTATTTCTGGGCAACAATGTTTGCTTTTGAAAGGTGGCATAGTGTTGTGGAAGTTAAGAGATATATGGAAAGATTCATGCATCTTATTGGTGGAATGAATAGACTAAAAGGAATTTTGCATACAGAATATAATCAATATGATTCATTGATTTTGCCATTAATTAAGTGGTTAGAAGAAAAAGGTGTATGCTTTGATGAAGATTGTAATGTAACAGATATAGATTTCAATTTTTCTACTAGTGAAAAAGTAGCTACAAAAATATATTATGAGGATAACCATGGTAAAAATACTATAGCAGTTAATAGAGATGATTTAGTTTTATTTACTAATGGATCAATGACTCAAAATACGACAAGAGGTGATTTAAATCATCCAGCAGTAATTAATCGTTCAGAAGATAAAGGATGCTTTAGCGTATGGGAAAAAATATCTAAAAAATCTGAAGATTTTGGACATCCAGAAGTATTTTGTAGTGATATAGATAAGACTAAATGGTTATCATTTACTGTTACTTTAAAAGATGATAACATAGTATTTCCATACTTATTAAATTTAACTGGTGATAAACCAGGAATGGGAGGTCTCGTAACAATAAAAGATTCTAGCTGGTTTATGAGTTGGGTTGTACCAAAACATCCTCACTTTATTAATCAACCGGACAATGTTAAAGTTTTATGGGCATATGCATTAAATTTAGATGTAAAAGGAGATTATGTAGATAAGACAATGTCAGAAGCTACTGGGCGTGAGATGTTTGAAGAATTATTGTATCACATGGGTCTAGAAGATAAAATTCCAGAAATTCTTTCTCACACAGTAAATGTAATACCAAGTATGATGCCTTATATAACATCACAATTTATGCCACGTGTTAAAGGTGATAGACCGGATGTAATACCAAAAGGAAGTGTTAATTTCGGATTTCTTGGTCAATATGCTGAAGTACCTAATGATTGTGTATTTACAGTAGAATATTCAATAAGAACTGCAATGATGGCTGTATATGGTTTAATGAATCTTGGAAAAGAAGTAGATCCAGTATTCCCTAGTCAATATGATATAAGAGTTTTAACAAATGCTGCTAAGACTTGTTTAGGATTAGATAATGAACCATTAAAAGATATACCTATTGGAAAAATATTAGAGAAAACTGAATTATTTAAACTATTATAATTCTCTCTTACAGGGAACTAATGAAAGTTGCACTTTCATATAACTTGATATATTTGTATGGAATGAATATATAGTTAAAGGTCATATTAGCATCTGTTCTAGTTAAGTAGTGGTAAAGGATTTCATATTTTTTATTTATCACCCTTATTCATACTGACCATCCACAGGACTACAATGTTTTCACTATAGGGGCAAATTAACATTAATTGTGAATTACATCGATAAACAAAATATAAATTTGTCTATAAATATATAGACAAATTACAATGATTGTCATACAATATAAGTATATTGATGATAGGGGTGATATTG belongs to Clostridium bornimense and includes:
- a CDS encoding oleate hydratase; this encodes MGNYQKINPLAPKNIEERKAYLIGGGIGSLSSAAFLIRDAHMPGKNIHILEQSKIYGGSMDGAGTAEVGYTARGGREIEEHFECFMDLYSFIPSLKDKNRSVLDEFRELNIEEPIESHCRLIHNKGEKADFSTLGLSKENAMELAKLHIVTEETLGATTIAEYFSDSFFKTNFWYFWATMFAFERWHSVVEVKRYMERFMHLIGGMNRLKGILHTEYNQYDSLILPLIKWLEEKGVCFDEDCNVTDIDFNFSTSEKVATKIYYEDNHGKNTIAVNRDDLVLFTNGSMTQNTTRGDLNHPAVINRSEDKGCFSVWEKISKKSEDFGHPEVFCSDIDKTKWLSFTVTLKDDNIVFPYLLNLTGDKPGMGGLVTIKDSSWFMSWVVPKHPHFINQPDNVKVLWAYALNLDVKGDYVDKTMSEATGREMFEELLYHMGLEDKIPEILSHTVNVIPSMMPYITSQFMPRVKGDRPDVIPKGSVNFGFLGQYAEVPNDCVFTVEYSIRTAMMAVYGLMNLGKEVDPVFPSQYDIRVLTNAAKTCLGLDNEPLKDIPIGKILEKTELFKLL